Sequence from the Rutidosis leptorrhynchoides isolate AG116_Rl617_1_P2 chromosome 3, CSIRO_AGI_Rlap_v1, whole genome shotgun sequence genome:
GAAATTAAACATGAAATATTTGTGTTACGTCATAGCTGACGATTCATCTACATCAAGTGCAAATGAGATATATCGATTTTCTCATTTATAATTAGACTATAGATGTATAAATGTAAACTCCCTTCCTCTATCATAATTAATTTTGTTATTAAATGCTTAATTATTGATTTGAAAAAATTGTTTGCGAGTAATATAGCGTACACGTAAATTAGTCGTTCCCTTTGTGATACATTAAAAGTAATTATGTATTCCGTCAACATAATACTTCTCAATCAGAATGTCAAAACATAACGTAGGTAATttcattataaaaataatgttCTTAAGGTGTATACAACTTTATATTATAGTCGTACGTCACCAATTATGCTTTAGACGATTTATTGCTTTACAAAATCATCGTTATTTTTGTATGCATCATCACCGTCGAATTAAAATATATAAGCACCATCTTATAAGTTTCTAAAATACATACGGAATTATAGCTTTAACATCCTTGCTAAACTTACTTCCAAACTTCGTAACGTACCATTTTCTCGTGGCATGGCTCCGACCTATCAAGAGGAACATCGTGCCGACAGTGAAACATAGTGTAAACGTTGTTTGAGAGATACAAAAAACTCCTATGAACTCAACGATCTCGAAGAAATAATGTGGGCATATAACCAACTCGAATAATCCTCCTTTCGGGATTTTATAGTCTTTGCTGCCTTTCTTCCTTAAATTAGATAGAATGTTATGATGGTAAAAGTTCCCCGTTACTCCTATTAAAAACAGGCCAAGTCCAATATATTTAAGATCCACATAAGGCTGATCGGGACATTCTTGACATAAATATTGTGCGTAAATCATGGTAGCCGTCGATATAGAGTAGCTTAAACCGATAGTTTTTGCAGCATCAAGCATCATGGAACCACTAAAATTGTGAACAAACAGAACCTACACAAACTGAAGgtatttaaaacaaaaaataagGGACAAAACTATAGTAATTATGAACAtttgtatattcatatatattgagaaaaagaaaatgaaagtgtaactagagggtgcgcataatgcgcaattcacccggtaccaggtctcgcgctcgggggcttgattacccgaggttttactttCTATGggcgagccaatgtgctcgttcataggagagtttccttgcttaccaaaaaaaaaaaaaatatttgaaagTGTAGAACGTACGTACCTCAAGTATCCGCTTTAAGAAATGAATAATTAGAACATAGACGATCATACTGAATCGAAGATCTTGACGGGTAAAAACGATGAATGAAACAAGAGCGATGAGGAACGATGGGGTATAAAATACGAGCATACCATTTCTACTAGACAACTTAGTGTCGGCATCATCTCTAGAATTTGTTGAAATGTTGGCGTCGAAAAACTTTGCATACTGCTTATTTTTGCCACTCAATTCCATGTATCCGGCAGTAATAAGAGACAACATGTTTATGATCGACATTAGTGTGACGAATAAAGAAGTTTGTGATGGAAATAAGAACAACGAAGAAATTGCCATTTTTTCTAGTTCGGCAGGCTAGCTGCTCTCTTTGATGCTATTGTTGTGGATTGTATCAATTAAGTGTTTAGAAAGGTTTTATAGAGTACGAGTATTAATTACTGAATTACTTTGCTAGGGGATTTTGCTAAAGGAAAACATGAGCGTGACAATGGAACACTATTtgtgtttattttcataaataacaataaaaatattaatctaataTTATGATAGGAAAAGGAAATGATGACTAGCTTTATATAGAATTTAGGAGTATTATAATATTAAGATTTTAGATAGAACAAAATAAGAGATACGGTTCAAGGTAAGAAAATGTAACTAGTTGTTTCGTAAAACTAGTCGAAAACTCTAAGGTAAATAAAATTGGATAAAGAAAAAATTTACGTTTCAACAAGTACTCGGACACTCGGTCATGCTTTGTAGATGTTAGTTTGTTAAAATTGTTATAATTACACTCCGTATGTAATAACAaattataatactccgtataaaCTTGTTATGCGTAATTGACTTTTAAATATCGTTATTAATAGGGTTACaacttttttttttgaaaggccaatatatattatatactacaaAATACAAAATGTACAAGGTGTACAAGGTATACAAGTGTCATGTAACCGAAAAGGTTACCAACACCAACACGAGAGATTACAAGAATGCAACACGAAGAAATGAAACAACACGACTAGGGatatactacaataacattcaacCCGGGTCATGAGTCAAGGGTGATGATGCCGGTAGAAGTAACCATTGTTGCCAAGGTAAGAAGGGTTTCCTCGATCGATTTTTGATCCACTCGTATGTCTTCACTTGTATCTCGGCAATCACTTTAGGTGCGGCCCAACAATCATTTTTAAACACATTCATGTTTCTATTTTTCCAAATTAAATAACATTAAATTGTTCATGTATTATCAATTTTTGTTTAGACGTAGGCTATATAGCTAAAAAAATTATTAGTGTAAACTATAAACCTATTCTCTATGTGTCATTATcaacatatataaaattttaacCTCATAAATTTTTGTCAAGCTTACGTGACGATTACTTGGCACATACGTTTAGTGAAATTTTATTGGTAGAAAACGAAGTTACTGTGATCTCCTAAAGCTCTATGACCTataatgatattttttttaattatttagtcTAGATCAGAATAAAACTGATATAATATAACTGATTTTTATCTTTAACCCTTATTAATCTACACAACATTTTAAATATGAATACTACGCGATAGCTTATATAAATTGCATGGCAGTTAAATTACATACGGAGTATAAGTATATTATGGAGTAATAATCCgaagttaaataaaaaaaaatgacgtTTTATAagattatatttatatacaaaaaaGTAAAAAGGTTCGATATAAAAAATGACGTTTCAATCATAGTTTATTACATTTAAGCACAATTATCCTAACAAAAAGACAATCGAACAACGTCAAAACGTCTATGGAATTGTAGTAATTTGTTGCTAgaaaagattaataataatattttgtaagATAAAAATTCTTGAAGCTTGAAACTTTACACGATAAGTGGCAAACATCCAAACCGAACCGCAAaactaattttaaaaatatttaatttgtgAATTTGTTAGATGTTACGTAAGAGAcgactttttctttttcttttttggaCTTTGATCTATTTTTAGTTTCAAACAAATAGAAAACATCATCTTCTAGGTTATTGAAGGATTGAAGCaactattataatataattatagttATGTTAGTCAAATACATAAAATATCATTTTCTAGGTCATTGAAGGATTCATTTTTCATCAATTGGAAATAGGACTCAAACTTTAACTCAGGTCCTTTATTGGAAATAATATCATGGCGAGATATATTTAGAGGAGGATATAATATGCGTACAAAGGTTTGTGATATTATATCAAATTCTCAATTCAACTGGCCACTGGATTCGTATGTTAAATAATAACAAATATCCATGTTTACAAGTGTTAAATGTAATTGTGGATGAGAGAGATCGAATTAGCTGGAGGGGACGAGACTCTTGCTTCTATGATTTTTTGGACTCCATTCGGCCACGCGATGTAAAGGTAGTTTGCTTCTCTGATTTTCCCTGTGTATTCTCTCCATCATGCATTTTTGTTATGACTTGTAAATAAAGTTATAATGAGCTAACCGAGTGAAGAACAATATTGTCAATGTGTGGATGCATCTGTTGAactgaaatgaaaatgaaaaatacaATTGTGCAATCAGTGAAAATTCAATTATTTCGCTTGCTTTATTCAATTATAGAAAGGGGATCATTTGAGACCCCTGATAGAATATCAAGGAAAATCAACATAATTTGAAGAGTCAAGTGAAATGAAAATCGATTTTGATCCTATATCGCATCATCATGACTCGTCAATGAAGCAGATATATTTTAAGAGTTCATATGGAAAGAAAATAAGACGTCAAACAGTGCCGTCTAGCGCCTTTTAGGCTTAGTCACGTCATCAACATTAAAATCCCATGACCACGAGTTGTTCCGAGAAGAAAAAGATAAGGCGTTCAATCCAAAAAAACTCGTTGCGACTACCTTAATTGTCGCGAGTCCAATTCCAACAAAAATATAATTGTAATCCAATACCTTATTAACCTTGCAAACAACTTAGAGTAGCTTAGCGATACTCGGTACCTTTAAAGCTGTGACCTGCCATGTGAAAGTTTTAAATTTAAAATATTCGCAAGTTTAATCCTCACTCGCTACAAGAATTTACAATTCTTGAGGCAGTGGGATGATTGTTGCTTCTGTCACGTGCGTGGGGACAGATGGAGGTAATTTTCCAAAATCCGACTCTTTCTCGGCGAGTCTGGtgagtttttaaagaaaacacagcatcGAGTGTCCCTGCTAAATATACACCTTTTGAATTTAACTTTAACACAAGAGTTAAAAGCTTAAAAGAGAGAAATTGTCGGTTTCACAACTTAATGTACCATAAGTATGCTATATTGTTCACATCTTGCTAGTTTTATTCTTTGAcataattaaaatttcatataaacgtTACATTAGATTTGTTATTCAGTGACACCTTCAATTAAAGATCTTAGCTTCACCGCTAACCTTATCGTTGTTGTACTTGTCATGTCAAATGATCAATAGACCTAAATAAGGGTCGTGTCGTGAGACAAAACAAATTAAACGGCTTTAATATCCACCTATGGTCCATGGACCAGATCTGGTCAAGTTCGCACTCTCACAAGTTTTAAAAATAGAGGGTTAATACGCAACGGTATTTTTTTAACTCATCCTCAAACTTTTTTTATGAGTACTTTTATAACACCGTAAATCACTTATTTTATATCATATGATTAATTAAATTTTTGATTCAAGAAATATAAGTTGTAATTGTAAATTGGTATTATATTAAAGAAAATGATAATAACTCTTATATTTGTCATTAAAGTCTTACAGCATAATCAATATTTGTGCTCACACAATAACAACAAAATTATTTAACAACGTTGTTACTTTTACAAAGTACTATAATAACATTAACGTTAAGGtaatataatactccgtaattgaCTATCATCAcaattatttaatacatataatgatGGTTTCTTAATTAAAGCCCTTGAGAATCACTAACGTTTCATAAGACTACTCATACTGTGACGTGAAGTGGTTTtgaacaactttttttttttttttttttttgtgagatGACTATAACGTGTCAATGTTTTGAGATAGAAAAACATAATAGAGAAAGTTGTGAGAGAGGTCCCGAGTGATGGCGAGGTAGGAATGTATTAACAATAAAACTTTTTAAAATGCCATAGATTTCTTTAAGAACAACACCTACATAAACATCTCCTAAATAATTACCCCATAAGACTATTCCCTACGGTGCAAATTGGGGCGCGCGACATCCTTGTTGGCACCCTACAACGCCCCATAAATCCCCGTTGTGTACCATAATTAGTAGTCGAGTGTAGAGGTGTACACCAGTTGGTTTTCAAATTCAAACCGAATAAGTCGAATTTAAACTATAAAAAACCAAACCGAAATTTTTTAAAGGATTTTCGGATCGATTGAAACCGAAACCAAATTAgtaattcggtttttggtttggtaaaaccttttgaaaattttaaatttggttaaccgaaaaccgaattcaaaaccgaattcaaattaataacatattaaaacatatttatatttatatatttatattatatttgatgtattattacatttttttaAACAACAAACATGTTATATACCTTGTATACTTAAATTAATTTCACAACCGTTATTCTAATTTTATATGTAAGTTTATGTtggttatgattattatttttaggaATTTTCGGgtttaaccgaaaccaaaccgaaatTTGATTCGATTTTCTgttcggttttggttttggttttggttatggttttgatatttaaatttaGTTTCAGTTTGGTTTTCgattttgattttataagtttcaaaaccaaaaaatcgaaccgaataaaccgaaaattaaaaaccgaaccgatgaacacccataGTTGAGTGtaaaaaattataatatataatatacttgATTAAAAAAAATTGATTGGAAAATTCGTTGTTGAGCTTGTGGTTTCTTCTCCCACCTCTACAACGCCTCATAGAGGCCTGTTGTGGACATTGTAAAAAAGTGAGAAGAAATCACGAGATTA
This genomic interval carries:
- the LOC139896011 gene encoding uncharacterized protein; its protein translation is MAISSLFLFPSQTSLFVTLMSIINMLSLITAGYMELSGKNKQYAKFFDANISTNSRDDADTKLSSRNGMLVFYTPSFLIALVSFIVFTRQDLRFSMIVYVLIIHFLKRILEVLFVHNFSGSMMLDAAKTIGLSYSISTATMIYAQYLCQECPDQPYVDLKYIGLGLFLIGVTGNFYHHNILSNLRKKGSKDYKIPKGGLFELVICPHYFFEIVEFIGVFCISQTTFTLCFTVGTMFLLIGRSHATRKWYVTKFGSKFSKDVKAIIPYVF